From a single Buchnera aphidicola (Aphis craccivora) genomic region:
- the def gene encoding peptide deformylase, with translation MSVLKILQYPDQRLRLIAKPINKITKAIKNLAYNMLDTMYTNEGIGLAATQVNIQLQMIVVSKENLKKEHLILVNPRIVEQKGNISIQEGCLSIPEYRAFIPRSDYIKVKALNLFGKEIEIEANSIFSVCIQHEIDHLKGKLFIDYLSLLKKERIEKKINKINKKNKILEKDIK, from the coding sequence ATGTCTGTTTTAAAAATATTACAATATCCAGATCAGAGATTAAGACTTATTGCAAAACCTATTAATAAAATTACAAAAGCAATAAAAAATTTAGCTTATAACATGTTGGATACTATGTATACAAATGAAGGTATTGGTTTGGCAGCAACACAAGTTAATATTCAATTGCAAATGATAGTTGTTAGTAAAGAAAATTTAAAAAAAGAACATTTAATACTTGTGAATCCTAGAATTGTCGAACAAAAAGGAAATATTAGTATTCAAGAAGGATGTTTATCTATTCCAGAGTACCGTGCTTTCATACCACGATCAGATTACATTAAAGTAAAAGCTTTAAACTTATTTGGAAAAGAAATAGAAATAGAAGCAAATTCAATATTTTCTGTTTGTATACAACATGAAATTGATCATTTGAAAGGAAAATTATTTATAGATTATTTATCTTTATTAAAAAAAGAAAGAATTGAAAAAAAAATTAACAAAATAAACAAAAAAAATAAAATACTTGAAAAGGACATAAAATAA
- the fmt gene encoding methionyl-tRNA formyltransferase: MKKLKIIFAGTSYFSEKHLSALIKYKYNIKAVITQPDRPSGRGQKIIFSPVKKTAIKENIPILQPLKLDDEKFQKIILNFSAEIMIVVSYGQIIPEKMLSMFPKGCINVHASLLPRWRGASPIQSSILFGDKKTGISIIRMNNKIDAGNIIMLKECKISSQETSATLSLKLIKIGIETLLKSLYQINNNIWIETKQDEKHATFSKKILKSDALLNWNKDADFLERLIRAFNPWPICYFIMDQLPIKVWKARVIENTIYNHITGKIISIDKSGIQITTKNKILNVEKIQMPGKNISNIQEIILSKKHNFKLGKILS; encoded by the coding sequence TTGAAAAAACTAAAAATTATTTTTGCAGGAACATCATATTTTTCTGAAAAACATTTATCTGCTTTAATTAAATATAAATACAATATAAAAGCTGTAATTACTCAACCAGACCGTCCATCTGGAAGAGGTCAAAAAATAATTTTTTCTCCTGTAAAAAAAACAGCAATTAAAGAAAATATTCCTATTTTACAACCATTAAAACTAGATGATGAAAAATTTCAAAAAATAATCTTAAATTTTTCTGCAGAAATTATGATAGTAGTTTCATATGGTCAAATAATACCGGAAAAAATGTTATCTATGTTTCCAAAAGGATGTATTAACGTTCATGCTTCATTATTACCTAGATGGCGAGGAGCATCTCCGATTCAATCGTCAATTTTATTTGGAGATAAAAAAACCGGCATAAGTATTATTAGAATGAATAATAAAATTGATGCTGGAAATATAATAATGTTAAAAGAATGCAAGATCTCTTCTCAAGAAACATCGGCAACATTATCTTTAAAACTCATTAAAATTGGAATTGAAACATTACTAAAATCTTTATATCAAATAAATAATAATATCTGGATCGAAACTAAGCAAGATGAAAAACATGCTACTTTTTCAAAAAAAATTCTTAAATCAGATGCATTATTAAATTGGAATAAAGACGCAGATTTTTTAGAAAGACTAATACGTGCTTTTAATCCTTGGCCAATATGTTATTTTATTATGGATCAACTACCTATTAAAGTTTGGAAAGCAAGAGTAATAGAAAATACTATTTATAATCATATAACAGGTAAAATTATTTCTATTGATAAAAGTGGAATACAAATAACTACAAAAAACAAAATATTAAATGTTGAAAAAATACAAATGCCTGGTAAAAATATTTCAAATATACAAGAAATAATACTTTCAAAAAAACATAATTTTAAACTTGGTAAAATATTATCATAA
- the rplQ gene encoding 50S ribosomal protein L17 produces the protein MRHRKIGRQLNCNSSHRNAIFKNMACSLFLNEIIKTTLAKAKELRRIVEPMITVSKIDSVARRRLIFSRVRNNEVVAKLFQNLGPIFSNRCGGYTRILKCGFRAGDKAPMAYIELVDRVKKKTKLNSLKNIKTDI, from the coding sequence ATGAGACATCGGAAAATTGGTCGTCAGTTAAATTGTAATAGTAGCCATCGTAATGCCATATTTAAAAATATGGCGTGTTCATTATTTTTAAATGAAATAATAAAAACTACATTAGCAAAAGCGAAAGAACTTCGTCGAATTGTCGAGCCTATGATTACTGTTTCTAAAATAGATAGTGTTGCTCGTAGAAGATTAATTTTTTCAAGAGTTAGAAATAATGAAGTAGTCGCTAAATTATTTCAAAATTTAGGCCCTATTTTTTCTAATAGATGCGGTGGTTATACGCGTATTTTAAAATGTGGATTTCGAGCAGGAGATAAAGCTCCTATGGCTTATATTGAGCTGGTTGATCGTGTAAAAAAAAAGACAAAATTAAATAGCCTTAAAAATATAAAAACTGATATTTAA
- a CDS encoding DNA-directed RNA polymerase subunit alpha — MQNSIIGFLKPRLVDIEQITPTHTKVTLEPLERGFGHTLGNALRRILLSSMPGCAVTEVEIDGVLHEYSTKEGIQEDILEILLNLKGLAIKLHGKDEVFITLKKSGICCVTAADIIHDSDVEIIKPNHIICHLTDNNASIQMRIKVQRGRGYIPASSRVHVEDDLRPIGCLLVDACYSPINRIVYNVEAARVEQRTDLDKLIIEMKTNGTIDPEEAIRRAATILSEQLEAFVDLRDVKEPEVKEEKPEFEPILLRPVDDLELTVRSANCLKAESIHYIGDLVQKTEVELLKTPNLGKKSLTEIKDILASRNLSLGMKLEKWPPLNILEE; from the coding sequence GTGCAGAATTCTATTATAGGTTTTTTAAAACCACGTTTAGTTGATATTGAGCAAATTACTCCAACTCATACTAAAGTTACATTAGAACCATTAGAACGTGGTTTTGGTCATACTCTTGGCAATGCATTACGAAGAATTTTGTTATCTTCTATGCCAGGTTGCGCTGTAACAGAAGTAGAAATTGACGGTGTTTTACATGAATACAGTACTAAAGAAGGAATTCAAGAAGATATTTTAGAAATTTTATTAAATTTAAAAGGATTAGCAATTAAGTTACATGGGAAAGATGAAGTTTTTATCACTTTAAAAAAATCAGGAATTTGTTGTGTAACTGCTGCAGATATTATACATGATAGCGATGTTGAGATTATAAAACCAAATCATATTATTTGTCACTTAACAGATAACAATGCTTCTATTCAAATGAGAATTAAAGTACAACGCGGAAGAGGTTATATTCCAGCTTCTTCTCGAGTACATGTAGAGGATGATTTAAGGCCTATAGGCTGTTTATTAGTTGATGCATGTTATAGTCCTATTAATCGTATTGTTTATAATGTTGAAGCTGCACGAGTTGAACAAAGAACAGATTTAGATAAATTAATTATTGAAATGAAAACAAATGGTACAATTGATCCTGAAGAAGCCATAAGACGTGCTGCAACTATTTTATCGGAACAATTAGAAGCATTTGTTGATTTAAGAGATGTTAAAGAACCAGAGGTTAAAGAAGAAAAACCTGAGTTTGAACCTATTTTATTGCGTCCCGTAGATGATTTAGAGCTAACTGTACGATCAGCTAATTGTCTTAAAGCTGAATCTATACATTATATAGGTGACTTGGTACAAAAAACAGAAGTTGAACTTTTAAAAACACCTAATTTAGGTAAAAAATCATTAACTGAAATTAAAGATATATTAGCTTCTCGTAATTTATCTCTTGGAATGAAATTAGAAAAATGGCCTCCATTAAATATTTTAGAAGAATAA
- the rpsD gene encoding 30S ribosomal protein S4 — MAKYLGPKLKLSRREGTDLFLKSGFRSIESKCKLEHPPGQHGIRKPRLSDYAIQLREKQKVRRLYGVLERQFRIYYKKASRLKGNTGENLLQILERRLDNVVYRMGFGCTRAESRQLISHKSIQVNNHIVNIGSYQVSPDDRISVKNKSKSQSRIKAALELTEQREKPIWIEVDSIKMEGIFKRFPERSDLSAEINEHLIVELYSK, encoded by the coding sequence ATGGCAAAATATTTAGGTCCTAAATTAAAATTAAGTCGACGTGAAGGAACTGATTTATTTTTAAAATCTGGATTTCGTTCAATAGAATCAAAATGTAAATTAGAACATCCACCTGGACAACATGGAATTCGAAAGCCTAGGTTGTCTGATTATGCAATTCAATTACGCGAAAAACAAAAAGTACGTCGTCTTTATGGTGTATTAGAAAGACAATTTAGAATATATTATAAAAAAGCTTCACGTTTAAAAGGTAATACTGGAGAAAATTTATTACAAATTTTAGAAAGAAGACTTGATAATGTAGTATATCGCATGGGATTTGGATGTACTCGTGCTGAATCAAGACAGTTGATTAGTCATAAATCTATTCAAGTTAATAATCATATTGTTAATATTGGATCATATCAAGTGTCTCCTGATGATCGAATTTCTGTTAAAAACAAGTCAAAAAGTCAATCTCGAATAAAAGCTGCTTTAGAATTAACTGAACAAAGAGAAAAACCAATTTGGATCGAAGTAGATTCGATTAAAATGGAAGGAATTTTTAAACGTTTTCCCGAACGTTCAGATTTATCTGCAGAAATTAATGAACATTTGATTGTTGAACTTTATTCTAAGTAA
- the rpsK gene encoding 30S ribosomal protein S11 — protein sequence MVKNSVIRTRKRIKKQITDGIAHIHASFNNTIVTITDRQGNSLGWATSGGSGFRGSRKSTPFAAQVAAERCAEIVKDYGIKNLEVMVKGPGPGRESTIRALNAAGFRITNITDVTPIPHNGCRPPKKRRV from the coding sequence ATGGTAAAAAATTCAGTTATTCGAACACGTAAACGTATAAAAAAACAAATAACAGATGGTATAGCACATATTCATGCTTCGTTTAATAATACTATTGTGACTATTACTGATCGTCAAGGAAATTCTTTAGGATGGGCAACTTCTGGAGGATCTGGTTTTAGGGGTTCTAGAAAATCAACTCCTTTTGCTGCACAAGTCGCGGCTGAACGTTGCGCAGAAATAGTCAAAGATTATGGTATAAAAAACTTAGAAGTAATGGTAAAAGGTCCAGGTCCAGGTAGAGAATCTACTATTAGAGCTTTAAATGCTGCTGGATTTCGTATTACAAATATTACTGATGTTACACCTATTCCTCATAATGGTTGCCGTCCTCCTAAAAAACGTCGTGTTTAA
- the rpsM gene encoding 30S ribosomal protein S13 encodes MARIAGINIPENKQTLIALTAIYGIGKKRSKIICMHSNIPETMKIIDLKESDIELLRENVAKYLVEGDLRREKTLNIKRLIDLNCYRGVRHRKSLPVRGQRTKTNARTCKGPRKAIKK; translated from the coding sequence ATGGCTCGTATTGCAGGTATTAATATTCCTGAAAATAAACAAACATTAATTGCATTAACAGCAATATATGGAATTGGAAAAAAAAGATCTAAGATAATTTGTATGCATTCAAATATTCCAGAAACTATGAAAATTATAGATTTAAAAGAATCAGATATTGAGTTATTAAGAGAAAATGTTGCTAAATATCTCGTTGAAGGTGATTTAAGAAGAGAAAAAACTTTAAATATTAAACGTTTAATTGATCTTAATTGTTATCGTGGTGTACGTCATCGTAAAAGTCTTCCAGTTCGTGGGCAAAGAACAAAAACAAATGCTCGTACTTGTAAAGGTCCTAGAAAAGCAATAAAAAAATAA